One Amycolatopsis sp. NBC_00355 genomic window carries:
- a CDS encoding tannase/feruloyl esterase family alpha/beta hydrolase — MPQKRSVLLFAALLVTAVIQFAPSAAAAGTPCATVPVSAPAGAKIESVQAVAQPGYCGITVTLTHPGAGDHVKVLVALPRTGWTGRLQALGGSAYAAGEFGAPLVQAVKDGYSAVTTDAGVSADALDTSWALTAPGQVDRPLLTNFATRSVHEAAVVGKDVTQRFYHRPVTYSYWTGCSTGGRQGYSEAQNYPADFDGVLANAPAVHWTRFAVATLWPQVVMNQEHDRPSTCVLTAFREAAIKACDARDGVTNGVVDRPDECGYDPRSLIGTKVVCDGRDVTVTAEDAEVMRKIWAGPTDERGRQLWDGLPKGADFTWLAGAAPGFPVAVQWVQSFLEKQAGFDTSTLTYAQYTALFRQSVREYDDVIGTAGPDLSAFRRAGGKLLTYVGSDDQLIPPGGVLRYHAEVEHEMGDVDGFYRLFVAPGVEHCGGGRGAAPVNPLGALVGWVEHGKAPATLAAATTDGKQTRDLCVYPRVSRYTGHGDPAVASSYRCR, encoded by the coding sequence ATGCCCCAGAAGAGATCCGTACTGCTGTTCGCCGCGCTGCTGGTGACCGCCGTCATCCAGTTCGCCCCGAGCGCCGCGGCGGCCGGAACCCCCTGCGCCACCGTCCCGGTTTCCGCGCCCGCCGGCGCGAAGATCGAATCGGTGCAGGCCGTCGCCCAGCCCGGCTACTGCGGGATCACCGTCACGCTCACCCACCCGGGCGCCGGCGACCACGTCAAGGTCCTGGTCGCGCTGCCGCGGACCGGCTGGACGGGACGGCTCCAGGCCCTCGGCGGGAGCGCCTACGCCGCCGGCGAATTCGGCGCGCCGCTGGTCCAGGCGGTCAAGGACGGCTACAGCGCCGTGACGACCGACGCCGGGGTGTCCGCGGACGCGCTCGACACGTCGTGGGCGCTGACCGCGCCCGGCCAGGTCGACCGGCCGCTGCTGACGAACTTCGCCACCCGCTCGGTGCACGAAGCCGCCGTGGTCGGCAAGGACGTCACCCAGCGGTTCTACCACCGGCCGGTGACGTACTCGTACTGGACCGGCTGCTCGACGGGCGGCCGCCAGGGCTACTCCGAGGCCCAGAACTACCCGGCCGACTTCGACGGCGTCCTGGCGAACGCGCCGGCGGTCCACTGGACCCGGTTCGCGGTGGCGACGCTCTGGCCGCAGGTCGTGATGAACCAGGAGCACGACCGCCCGAGCACCTGCGTCCTCACCGCGTTCCGCGAGGCCGCGATCAAGGCGTGCGACGCGCGGGACGGCGTCACCAACGGCGTCGTCGACCGGCCGGACGAATGCGGTTACGACCCGCGGAGCCTGATCGGCACGAAGGTCGTCTGCGACGGCCGGGACGTCACCGTCACGGCCGAGGACGCCGAGGTCATGCGCAAGATCTGGGCCGGCCCGACCGACGAACGCGGCCGGCAGCTGTGGGACGGCCTCCCGAAGGGCGCGGACTTCACCTGGCTGGCGGGCGCGGCACCCGGCTTCCCGGTGGCCGTCCAGTGGGTGCAGTCGTTCCTCGAGAAGCAGGCCGGCTTCGACACCTCGACGCTGACGTACGCCCAGTACACCGCGCTGTTCCGCCAGTCGGTGCGGGAGTACGACGACGTCATCGGCACGGCCGGCCCGGACCTCTCGGCGTTCCGCCGCGCGGGCGGCAAGCTGCTCACCTACGTCGGCTCGGACGACCAGCTGATCCCGCCGGGCGGCGTATTGCGCTACCACGCCGAGGTCGAACACGAGATGGGCGACGTGGACGGCTTCTACCGGCTGTTCGTCGCCCCGGGTGTGGAGCACTGCGGCGGCGGCCGGGGCGCGGCGCCGGTGAACCCGCTGGGCGCGCTGGTCGGCTGGGTCGAGCACGGCAAAGCGCCGGCCACCCTGGCCGCCGCGACCACGGACGGCAAGCAGACCCGCGACCTGTGCGTGTACCCGCGTGTCTCGCGGTACACCGGCCACGGTGACCCGGCTGTGGCGTCCAGCTACCGCTGCCGCTGA
- a CDS encoding NB-ARC domain-containing protein: MPAPSPDLVGRDRELEQLDSFRQRRREHPRIVVLTGVGGVGKTALAIHWLGSRREEFPDGVLYTSFASPNTDEGPESADVALHGFLTALGVTADDIPAQTGHRAALFRSHTTDHSFALLLDNVAFPAQVRTLLPASPAAFVVVTSRSQLSGLSLDGAEIVPVEPLDREAARTLLDSRAGPGRLDTDPAAADDILRTCAGLPLTIAVVGARLRARPERSLAREVRVRPHSGYEPTGGGASTTVFDASYDSLTPAAARLYRLCGVLPGQHYALEALSHVLAGPLDAVYDAIDELIEANLLSEHGDVVTQHDVVHHDARVRGDRETPPPERLAALRLFIRWYLARALAADELIHPFRPRFATRDNPDTPIFADRERAVRWWRRDQQVIRAVTREAAAQGWDTEVWQLCEASWGFFLHNRDYEPFLALTTLGVGAAQRCGLPLVEARLRSQLGFALDQLGRFGEADAEHAVTLEIGERENDGPTRATAVSRLARAARRRGDLDQALRFYQRSAEAHAEIGLPRGVALARRRRGELLVELGRDEEAAVELTAAAATMAEAGDANQHARAVTALARLHDRRGRYDEARAELLGALEVVRELDSPYYTAEILATLAELEGAHGHLEHANEHREEARRLYARLGDPRAGGLADHDE; this comes from the coding sequence TTGCCCGCCCCGTCGCCCGACCTCGTCGGACGGGACCGCGAACTCGAGCAGCTCGACTCATTCCGGCAACGCCGTCGCGAACACCCCCGGATCGTGGTGCTGACCGGGGTGGGTGGCGTCGGGAAGACCGCGCTCGCCATCCACTGGCTCGGCTCCCGGCGCGAAGAGTTCCCCGACGGCGTGCTCTACACCAGTTTCGCCTCGCCGAACACCGACGAGGGGCCGGAATCCGCCGACGTCGCGCTGCACGGCTTCCTCACCGCACTCGGCGTCACCGCCGACGACATACCCGCGCAAACCGGGCACCGGGCCGCGTTGTTCCGGTCCCACACCACTGATCACTCGTTCGCGCTCCTGCTCGACAACGTGGCCTTCCCCGCACAGGTCCGCACGCTGCTGCCCGCGTCACCTGCCGCGTTCGTCGTCGTCACCAGTCGCTCCCAGCTCAGCGGGCTGAGCCTGGACGGCGCGGAAATCGTCCCGGTCGAGCCGCTCGATCGAGAGGCCGCCCGCACCTTGCTGGACTCCCGCGCCGGACCGGGCCGTCTCGACACGGACCCCGCCGCCGCCGACGACATCCTGCGGACCTGCGCCGGCCTGCCTCTGACGATCGCGGTCGTCGGCGCCCGCCTGCGTGCCCGTCCCGAACGGAGTCTCGCCCGCGAAGTCCGCGTCCGGCCGCACTCCGGGTACGAGCCGACCGGCGGCGGAGCGTCCACGACGGTGTTCGACGCCTCGTACGACTCGCTCACACCGGCCGCGGCGCGGCTCTACCGCCTGTGCGGCGTGCTGCCCGGTCAGCACTACGCGCTCGAAGCGCTGAGCCACGTTCTCGCCGGCCCGCTCGACGCGGTCTACGACGCGATCGACGAACTGATCGAAGCCAACCTGCTGTCCGAGCACGGTGACGTCGTCACCCAGCACGACGTGGTTCACCACGATGCCCGCGTCCGCGGGGATCGTGAGACCCCACCGCCGGAACGGCTCGCCGCCCTCCGCCTGTTCATCCGTTGGTACCTGGCCAGGGCGCTGGCCGCGGACGAACTGATCCACCCGTTTCGGCCACGCTTCGCGACGCGCGACAACCCGGATACCCCGATCTTCGCCGATCGGGAACGCGCGGTCCGCTGGTGGCGACGCGACCAGCAGGTCATCCGGGCCGTCACACGCGAAGCGGCGGCGCAGGGGTGGGACACCGAGGTCTGGCAACTGTGCGAGGCCTCTTGGGGGTTCTTCCTGCACAACCGCGATTACGAGCCCTTCCTCGCGCTCACCACTCTGGGCGTCGGCGCGGCCCAGCGGTGCGGCTTGCCGCTGGTCGAAGCGCGGCTTCGCAGTCAGCTCGGCTTCGCGCTCGATCAGCTGGGCCGGTTCGGCGAGGCCGACGCCGAGCACGCCGTCACGCTGGAGATCGGCGAGCGGGAGAACGACGGCCCCACCCGGGCGACGGCGGTCTCCAGGCTGGCTCGCGCGGCCCGTCGGCGCGGCGACCTCGATCAGGCGCTGCGGTTCTACCAGCGCAGCGCGGAGGCGCACGCCGAAATCGGACTGCCCCGCGGCGTCGCACTCGCGCGCCGCCGCCGTGGCGAGCTCCTCGTCGAACTCGGCCGGGACGAGGAGGCCGCGGTGGAGCTCACCGCGGCCGCCGCGACCATGGCCGAAGCGGGCGACGCCAACCAGCACGCCCGCGCCGTCACGGCGCTCGCCCGGTTGCACGACCGCCGCGGCCGGTACGACGAGGCCAGAGCCGAGCTACTCGGCGCGCTGGAGGTGGTCCGCGAGCTCGATTCGCCGTACTACACGGCCGAGATCCTCGCGACGCTCGCCGAGCTGGAAGGCGCCCACGGCCACCTCGAGCACGCGAACGAGCACCGGGAGGAAGCCCGGCGACTGTACGCCCGGCTCGGGGATCCGCGAGCCGGCGGACTCGCCGACCACGACGAGTGA
- a CDS encoding aldo/keto reductase, which produces MALDQYYLLGRSGLRVSRLALGTMNFGTGGFHAAYGKTEEEVRPIFRRYLDGGGNFIDTADFYTAGESETLLGKLIGEANVRDKVVLTTKFTNSVADGDPNAGGNGRKHMIRALEASLRRLGTDYVDLFLLHTWDRLTPVEEVMRTFDDLVRAGKIRYAGLSDVPAWYASRAQTFAEANALTPVINLQLPYSLVQREIETEHVPLGRTLGLGVTAWSPLAGGFLTGKYRTGTEGRFADPDAQTWTDRDWQLLGPLEEIAGKLGVTMAQVALNWVATQPGIASAIVGASSADQLGASMAALDFEIPAELRTLLDEASAVPPASVYRMFTPGYQNWIVTPGLKIGDKPAGYAPDVRNW; this is translated from the coding sequence ATGGCACTCGACCAGTACTACCTCCTCGGCCGCTCCGGGCTGCGTGTCAGCCGGCTCGCGCTGGGCACGATGAACTTCGGCACCGGCGGCTTCCACGCCGCGTACGGCAAGACCGAGGAGGAGGTCCGCCCGATCTTCCGCCGCTACCTCGACGGGGGCGGCAACTTCATCGACACCGCGGACTTCTACACCGCCGGCGAGAGCGAAACCCTCCTCGGCAAGCTCATCGGCGAAGCGAACGTCCGCGACAAGGTGGTGCTCACCACCAAGTTCACCAACAGCGTCGCCGACGGCGACCCGAACGCGGGCGGCAACGGGCGCAAGCACATGATCCGCGCCCTGGAGGCGTCGCTGCGCCGGCTGGGCACCGACTACGTCGACCTCTTCCTGCTGCACACCTGGGACCGGCTCACCCCGGTCGAGGAGGTCATGCGCACGTTCGACGACCTGGTCCGCGCGGGCAAGATCCGCTACGCCGGCCTCTCCGACGTGCCCGCCTGGTACGCCTCGCGGGCCCAGACGTTCGCCGAGGCCAACGCGCTCACGCCGGTGATCAACCTGCAGCTGCCGTATTCGCTGGTGCAGCGCGAGATCGAGACCGAGCACGTCCCGCTGGGCCGGACGCTCGGCCTCGGCGTCACGGCGTGGAGCCCGCTGGCGGGCGGCTTCCTCACCGGCAAGTACCGCACCGGGACCGAAGGCCGGTTCGCCGACCCGGACGCCCAGACCTGGACCGACCGCGACTGGCAGCTGCTCGGGCCGCTGGAGGAGATCGCGGGCAAGCTGGGCGTGACGATGGCCCAGGTCGCGCTCAACTGGGTCGCCACCCAGCCGGGCATCGCGTCCGCGATCGTCGGCGCCAGCAGCGCCGACCAGCTCGGCGCGAGCATGGCCGCCCTCGACTTCGAGATCCCGGCCGAGCTGCGCACCCTGCTGGACGAGGCGAGCGCGGTCCCACCGGCCTCGGTGTACCGGATGTTCACCCCGGGCTACCAGAACTGGATCGTCACCCCGGGCCTGAAGATCGGCGACAAGCCGGCGGGCTATGCGCCGGACGTGCGGAACTGGTAG
- a CDS encoding helix-turn-helix domain-containing protein has protein sequence MNPPEQPVPPEPDASRRAERNRRMVEDWEGGATITQIAHRYGLSLSWTGMLLRLNGAALPKTGRGIKRDLDTEQVSAEYLDGATIRTIADDHGVSYGKIYRLLQQHHVPMRPRGGGQRAASTKTPPGIDTQ, from the coding sequence ATGAACCCGCCGGAGCAGCCTGTTCCTCCCGAGCCGGACGCTTCCCGGCGCGCCGAACGCAACCGGCGGATGGTGGAGGACTGGGAGGGCGGCGCCACCATCACGCAGATCGCGCACCGTTACGGCCTGTCGCTCAGCTGGACCGGGATGCTGCTCCGATTGAACGGTGCCGCACTCCCGAAAACCGGCCGGGGCATCAAACGCGATCTCGATACCGAGCAGGTCAGCGCCGAATACCTCGACGGGGCCACCATCCGGACCATCGCCGACGACCACGGGGTGTCCTACGGCAAGATCTATCGCTTACTGCAACAACACCACGTACCCATGCGCCCACGTGGGGGAGGCCAACGCGCTGCGTCAACAAAAACCCCTCCGGGCATCGACACACAGTAG